The Anabas testudineus chromosome 5, fAnaTes1.2, whole genome shotgun sequence region GTCTCCTTGttttaaagacagttttgtGACACAAGTGTTCTTTGGTTACGTCTCACCCAGGTTTTGCTCACAGACGTTAAAGTTCTTCCAGTGTTGTTAAAGAACCTTCTGGATCCAGAATACTGGTTCTCTGATCAGATCTGCACCATCTTGTCCAACCTGACTCGCCATGAAAAGACCTGCAAGACTGTGTTCAGGGTGGGTTTTGGCTGACTGGTAATACCACAAATACAAAACTCTCTATTGGtgattctgctgtttttcatgttcaagtttgacatttttaatttggGTCAAAAGAAGGCATTCGtttaccttttgtttgaacataattatttataaaacaacagataTTTGCACATACAACACTCTCTCTAATGTCTTATGGGTTCTTATTTAAGCCACCAAGCTGCAGCACCATTATAATTAGTTCATGATACTGTGGTGCTCTCTTCACACCGGCTCGCTGTATAAGgtaaaatgtttctctgctgtttcagGTCCTCCAGGAGGACGTTGGTCTGGCGAAGCTGGTGGAGATCTTCTGCACTGAAGATTACAACAAGAAGGCAAAGCTCCACTACCTCGGGCCTCTGCTGTCCAACTTGACACAGCTGCCAGACGCCAGAAACTACATGATGGACAAAGAGAGGTGACTGATTACACAGCAGGATAAGACCTAGtgttcagacaaaaacatcttttGGCTCTTCAGCATGtaactgactgtgtgtgtgtgtgtgtgtgtgtgtgtgtgtgtgtgtgtgtgtgtgtgtgtgtgtgtgtgtgtgtgtgtgtgtgtgtgtgtgtgtgtgtgtgttgcaggtgtGTTGTCCAGAGGTTGTTGCCCTACACTCAGTACCAGGCATCAGTTGTGAGGAGGGGTGGAGTCATAGGCACGCTGCGCAACTGTTGCTTTGATCACGGTGAGGTGCACACAAGCACCATGTTTATGGCTAAACAGGAATTATACTAAACCCACCACAGATTCCTGTAGGTCACTGTAGGTTTTTAATCAGAGCTGTGGGCAGGGATTCGACCTTCTGCAACATGTTTCAGTACTGAATATGACTCTTCTGTGCTGGTTGTGATGTATAAAAGGTTTGCAGCAGAAACAGACCCGAGCAGCTAGTCACATTTCCTGCAGTCCCTATATAATAtctttatataatatacatatcCAATGTATTTTTAGCTACAGGTTCAGCATAAACCCCCAACACAAAAGCAAACCCAGCTTCACTTCATGTGTCTTCAGTGGTTTAATTGGCTATTTCATATCATAGTTAAGTGTAACTGCATCCGAAGTCATTTGTGAATTTAATCATGTTGTAGCCAGGTGCTGACAAGGCATAAATGcacctgtctctctgtatgTAAACTTTACTCCACTCTGCTTTAGCTATGTCAGCAAGCCGTCTGCAGAAATAGTTTCTACAGACTTCAGAGACATTCAATCCTCTTCACTCTAAGTGTAAAACAGTAATATACAGAAGGGATGAATCAGAGaaatagatatagatagatattcAGATATACGTCCAGTCTTCTGACCCAGATTTCTCCTCATTCTGTCCAGTCCATCACGAGTGGCTCCTCAGTGAAGCTGTGGACATCCTGCCCTTCCTCCTGCTGCCACTGGCTGGTCCAGAGGAGCTGtcagaggaagaaaatgaaggtgagtgtgtttgtaataAACAACTTTAGTTAATTCAGTCTATCACATTTAAACTCAGGCTCAAAGAGAATATATCCATTATTAACAGAGCATCTTCTCTCatctaaatgttttatgaactgACCAAACAAGCCTCAGTTCTCTAAGTTCTGGCTCTAACATGTTGATGTGATGTTCAGGGCTGCCTGTGGACCTGCAGTACCTCCCAGAGgacaagaagagagaagaagaccCCGACATCAGAACGATGCTACTGGAAACACTCTTACTGgtactaacacaaacacaaacacatccaccaTTGTGTTTACAACACGAGTTATTTACTGTTTGTCTCTTCTGTAGCTAACTGCGACCAAAGCCGGTCGGGACACACTAAAAGAGAAGAACGTCTATCCGATCATGAGGGAGTTTCACCGCTGGGAGAAGGATGTCCACGTTACGGCAGCCTGTGAGAAACTGGTGCAGGTACAAATATTCTAATCACCTGATAAATCTACTCTACAACTGTCACATCCATTACATACGTAGCAGTGAATTTAAGTGGATATCCTTCTAaagtttttattataaaatacccatctttgtgtttctctattGAGTTGTAGTGAAAATATAATAACTACCAGAGCATATTTTGAACTAAACACCATAATGAGGTGTCTTTAACTAAAGATTTTAGTGCACAGAGGACCATATAAGGTGGATATCACTAACATTTGAAAGAATCTGTTAAGAGCCTAATTTAACAGATGGTTATGAATACTAACCATAACTAATAATCAACTTTTTAGTGCTTTTACTGTGATTATTGGCATCAAAACAAAgcctttctctttcattttcatgGATATGTTGGTTTAACACAGCAGGCACCAGCACCAGGGGGCTTCAGCACAACAACACTCTGTCTTGTATTCACGTGATGTGAACACAGTATTTCTGCTGTTCAATGCGAGATCATCAGGACCAAAGATAAAACTCTTGTCACCAAGAGTTATTATGTTTATGGGTATTATAGACCACAAAAACTGGACATTCCAGATCCAGATCCTATTTCACTGTCAGCGTCCCCCTGTGTTGTTTTATCACagaacaagtgtgtgtgtgtgtgtgaatacaacCCCATGGGATACCACTTTGaacactgttgtttgtgttatcAGTACCAGCTGGGGGTTTTCCTACTGGGAATAAGGTGTCTGCTATAACAAATCTGGTTATAACCGCCACAAACTACTGACCGGCTTCGTTTTAGCTTGTTGTAGTCTCATACTCACATTCGTCTCCCTCCAGGTGCTGATAGGAGATGAGCCGGAGCAGGGGATGGAGAACCTGATGGAGGTGGAGATTCCTGAGGATGTGGAGGAGAAACTGAAGGAAGCGGACACCAAAGAAcagcaggagctggagaaggagaagagaaaacaggaggagggggaaaagaacagtgatgtagaacaaacagaaagagaacagGAGTGTGGActcataaaataaaacctgtttccaACCTGGGATCTGTTGTTTTTATCAGTCGGACACACTGCAGGTGTCTGTTAAATGTTCCTTAAACCTTTATTCTGATATGACGGAGCACTTACAGAAAGAGGCGgtgctctttgtgtttctgtatagGCTGATGTTAAAACGAAGTGTCGCCttgttcattatgtttttgtgtcttttttatttgtgcttcaAAAATGATGACATGCAAACTTATGTGCTCATAAGACAAGTAGGAAGTGTTTTCGTTACTTTTCCTGTGGAGTTTAATCTGACGCCCTGCTCACTGAGTCTTGTTGGAGGATTAAGTTCCTCTTTAGCACCCAGTTTCTCTTAAATTCCACTTGAAGTGGCTTTAAGGTTCAAAATGTTCTGATGCACATTGTGTATCCTGTTGTTCCTTCTCTTAACCAAAGCTACACATTAACGCGTTAACGTATTTTAATGGGTTCATTCCACAACAGAGTATTGAGAGTGTCTGCTGCATCATTAGAAACTCCACTTATGTTTGGATATTGGAGGAAAGATCCAccttaaaagaacatttaagaAGTTATTCCTCAACATTGGAACATGTTTTCAGTATAATAGATTTCATGGGGGACGCTGAAGACGCTGCTCTTACAGGCTGAGTAGGACTAACAATGAGAAGTTAACATGACTGTCTTAAAATTAGTGAAGTTACACATTTATACAAACCTATACTATGttaatatgttatatttaaaaacaacaaatgcatgattttgtttcatttagtctttaagaactttaaaatctttttgttAACTAATTTATATAGAAACTGTACTTTAATTTAAACACGCCTTACTTTACATTTGAACCTCCCACGCCCCCTaaccataaaaaaatatttaaaaaaagaaagttttattATGATTTGTTAAATTAGAAACTGTAATTTTAgagtagtttgttttatttaatcaggaaACCTTCAAGATCTCTTTTGCAGGAGAGACCTGAGAACAAAATAcaagtaaatatgttttattgaaaCAACCAAACACCAAATGAATTTCTCTGTGGGCTTTACAATCTGTAGAATAACAACACCCTCTGACTCTTTAAGAACTAATGGAAAAACTCCACAAAGATCCTTTTAACTGGAAACGTTTGACGTTTATGTACTTTCTCTAGTTTAAACCCAGTTCTCTGTAGAAATTCCCTTAATACTATATATCACAATCCGTTATTTATCCAATTAATACTACGTGGTTTCATGGTAAACCTCTAAAAATCCCTTAAAATAATTTGGCTTCATgttaaacaacactgaaactgacatcttcctctttttttgtttttcctgttcatATCCTGAATAGAGAAGTCTTTATAAAATGAACTACTGGTCTCCTCCACTccctctttgtgtgtatgtggaaatgaaaacatcaaaaatgGATTCTTTGTCAGGTTTTCAAACAAACTTTAGaaaagttttgtctttttttaaatggcacAGACTGACCAGAAGGGGGTGTCCCAGCATTTGCAGTTCCTGTCATGTTTCTTCACTCTGACGTTGATGAAACACAACAACTGCACCTCAGCAGAAGTGTTTCACAATGAAATAAAGTCTCTTTAAAGATGAATATGACACTGTCTGATTCAGCAGTGAGTCAAATATCCTAaagttaaatcatttaaatgtaacttGGTAGATATGTGGAGCTGTAAACTTTAACAACACCAGAAACGGAACCACAGCCAACCTTTGTTCTTCTGATTCTGTGGAAGCTCTTTGGTTTTAaagggactgtgtgtgtgtgtgtgtgtgtgtgtgtgtgtgtgtgtgtgtgtgtgtgtgtgtgtatgtgtgtgtgtgtgtgtgtgtgtcccaggtGTTTCTttatcagtgtctgtgtgagtttttCCACCACAACTCAAGGTCGTCCCATTTCACACAGATAAGGAGCAAATGAGTATTATGTAAGAAGGAAGTGACTCTTCCTTTTATTTAACCTGCTGTAAAGTGAATAAGAGCAGAAGTAaaactcctccacctcctcgtTCATATTTCATAGCTGTGGAGATTGTTTCATGCAAAGTCTTGTGTGTGATCGGTGTGAAAAAGACTTTACGACGAGCAGGTGGGTGGTGCTCCCAAAACAAACATCCTATCTGTATCCTGCAGATAAAGAAATAAGAGCTGATCCAAAGGGTTTTACACGTTTGCAAAACGGGAAGACGTTTCTCCTCATCTCTCGTCGTGCCCGTTTCTAGTTTTTGCAAAGCCCACAATCAGAACCGAACCCCTAGGCTACGTATATCAAGCCTGGACCTGACCCGAGCTCACGCCTTGATAACATTAACAGTAGGTGCAGACTGCTTTTGCTCACACGTTCTCCAAACCCGTGCGTAATATGGGCCACCACAGCGTGGATGTTAACATTAATACACCTTCAGACATGACAGCAGAACTCCATTCACCCTGTTTGGTTGATTTCAGACACCAGGGATCTGCCCTGAACGCTTGAGACTTCACACAGCGAGCAGTAGTGTGGCACCTCTCCGTGCGTAATATTTGTTTTGAGGTGTGAGGAGTGTCCTTGGCGTTAATCGTGTATCGTGTTTCTCACTGACAGTATATTTATCTTGCACTGAGAGTTAGTTCTACATTACACGGATCAGATTACCTATTTTACCCAGCCTCCTCCCAACAGATTTTCAGTTTTGGTTCGATATTTGCACCTGAGCCGGTGCCAGGAGAGCTGCCTCTGAGACGAACCACACACCGGGCTGGACTGAGCGCTCTGCCGCAGATTTCTTCCCTGGGGGAGGATAAGAAACATGGACTGGGGTTGAAGGACGGGTTCAGCTGCCTCTGTCTTGTGCGTCCCCGTGTCCAATCAGACGCGGAGCTGCGTCTTCTCTGCGGAGCCTCGAAGCCCCAACATGCAGGACGTGCAGGGCGAGTACGTGCCAGACGTGTCCTACCCACCGACCACggtgttgtttatgttgtgaGAGCAGGGGGCTCACATGTGACACACTTTCATCACAGCTGGATATTAACCAGCGGTCGATGAAGTATTCAAATCATTTACAATCCAGTAAAAGTACTGATACCACTCAGTGAAAATACTCCATGACAAACAAAAGCTTGTATTTATAGTATTTGTAGAGTAAAACCCAACAATTAAAACCATTAActagtaaaagtagaaatattCAGTGCAGGAATAATATCTCCTGTTACTGACTTGTTATTCTGCTTTAATAAGGTGGAGCTATTTTAACCATTTTGATTGGtcagtttgtaaaaaaaataggaaatgtgtggctttcttttttttttttatattgttaaaatgtgaatgatgaaaaaaggaaaagcagtaAAATCTACATGCATAAGAGAAGTAAccttgtgtgtttactgtagttttattttataccagAGTAAAAGTCTTAATCTATAAAATGTGttggagtaaaaagtacaacatTTCCCTCTCAACTGTAATGAAGAGGTGATAAAGTGAAAggaaaatactcaagtaaagtacaagtatctCACATTTGTATAAATTGGTAATTAAATCCACTGTCACTACACATGTATCTGATGTTTACACGCAAAACCATCGACTAGCTCATGAGATATGGTTTtaattttactatattttattacttatcGTCACCTTTGCATCCTTCACTGCTCACAGTACTTCTGTCTTTGAGCATCAGACAGCTTCAATACAATAACTTTAATTTGATACAgctgtctgcagacacacagtgttgGAGAATATACTGCACACTGGAAGAGATTAAACTACAGAAAAGCTACTCACAGAAAGTAAAGTTACTTAGAAACGATACTTCAActtctatttatttaaactgatgTTGTGCATGTGAAATCATAAAATGTAACATACATATGagatacataaaacaaaaaagaacatatCTGTGTTTCGTGGGAAAGGCGACTTAAACTAAACAATCCCATCAAATACAAAATCACAGAGAATGATATGTTTTTGTTATAAACACTTCTGggtttatatttaatttaagtaaagTGAGCACAAAGCAATTAACCTGTTTTAACTGTCAGTTTAGTAACATTTGACCTTTATAATCTTTAACTGATTGAAAACTGGCCTAAAAAATAGACCCACAGTAGAGTTTGAGTAATTAACTAttgaaatatacatatataatagaTTTCAGGACTGCACTTATCTATTTTATGTACTGTGGtgtttttgactgtgtttttttaatagtcaATATCAGAGTTGTGGACTTAAAATCACATGACTGAAATCAAAACATATGTGCAACTAAACTTTGACTTTGACCCCAGTGATTCACGACATCAACTGGACTTCGGCCTTTTTACTTGAAAATGACTCGATCAAGAAGAGTCCGATTTAAATTTTCACATTTAGTAGTAAAGTAGcaagaaaaacagatttgagATGGTTCAGGTgtccacagaaaacacaacacacacaataataaataaagacagtatCATAAAGATTATGTGAAGTGTGCATGGATACTGACAAATCCATGACAGAACCAGAACAGTAggtatgtgtgtaaatgtacattcaATTTAAGctagtatttaaaaaatctaataattaaaagtaaaactactaCTGTGAAAAAGTGGAGCTGCTGGTGAAGAGGCTGTACTGGTGGCAGACGGTCTTTGTTGTCTGATTTTACTCTTACAGGGCTGGTGAGGTCAAGCCGGGTCAGAACTGATCTTACAGTAGATGTCAGCTGCAGTCTCCTCTGCACATCACACAAATTGCTGTAGACGGCGTTTGGAGCGCGGTGATGCAGATTAaactgatggaggaggagataAGTGACTCTGCGGAGCTGGTGTAGACCTCCACCAGTAACACTTGTGACATCCTGAGGTTTTACAGCTGCTGTAGAAAGTACAAGCGCTGCCACGGCCTTCTCCTTTGTCATAGAAGAAGTgacagaagaacaaaaacacaatagtAATGGAGTAATGGCCTTCAATGAAAGGATTCCAGAGAcctctgccttttgtttttgtgtctagtCGGTCATGAGACCATGTTGTTCCTGTTAAAAGACGGATTCGGAGGCTTCCAGGGACTTTGGCTTTCAAAAGTCTTGTTTCTAAATGAAGGTCTTATTTCTCAGTGGACTATATTTGAGTTTCTGTGGCAAGTAAAGTTTTTATGg contains the following coding sequences:
- the hgh1 gene encoding protein HGH1 homolog gives rise to the protein MLSDSEAAELLSFLTHSTRPDVKDRAIEYILGLSGHRDGCRFLRSKPDLLVALFTLTSDPSIAVVKDCYRIFINLSADETLHQVLLTDVKVLPVLLKNLLDPEYWFSDQICTILSNLTRHEKTCKTVFRVLQEDVGLAKLVEIFCTEDYNKKAKLHYLGPLLSNLTQLPDARNYMMDKERCVVQRLLPYTQYQASVVRRGGVIGTLRNCCFDHVHHEWLLSEAVDILPFLLLPLAGPEELSEEENEGLPVDLQYLPEDKKREEDPDIRTMLLETLLLLTATKAGRDTLKEKNVYPIMREFHRWEKDVHVTAACEKLVQVLIGDEPEQGMENLMEVEIPEDVEEKLKEADTKEQQELEKEKRKQEEGEKNSDVEQTEREQECGLIK